In one Acidimicrobium ferrooxidans DSM 10331 genomic region, the following are encoded:
- a CDS encoding class I SAM-dependent methyltransferase, which yields MARSEDLAIWLQRTVWQRRVGSWEHEASPGLERVVEAVVAHAALGPTDEVVDLGCGSGQVSLPAAAIAHHVHGVDISERMVARLLERARAANLANVTAEATPLERFALEPRSVDVVVSNYVLHHLSDRAKAEVVRAAYGWLRPGGRLVIGDMMLGRGESASDRAIIAEKVRAFAARGPAGYWRIAKNAVRYVVRVQERPISRERWVTILREAGFGGVEVIPVVSEAAIVIGHVPA from the coding sequence GTGGCACGCAGCGAAGACCTTGCAATCTGGCTCCAACGCACCGTGTGGCAACGGCGCGTCGGATCGTGGGAGCACGAGGCCTCGCCAGGGCTCGAACGGGTCGTCGAGGCGGTCGTCGCCCACGCCGCGCTCGGCCCCACCGACGAGGTCGTCGACCTCGGCTGCGGCTCGGGTCAGGTGAGCTTGCCCGCCGCCGCCATCGCCCACCACGTCCACGGCGTCGACATCTCTGAGCGGATGGTCGCCCGCCTCCTCGAGCGCGCGCGCGCCGCCAACCTCGCCAACGTCACCGCCGAGGCGACGCCGCTCGAGCGCTTCGCGCTCGAGCCTCGCAGCGTGGACGTCGTGGTCTCCAACTACGTCTTGCACCATCTCTCCGATCGCGCGAAGGCCGAGGTGGTCCGTGCCGCCTACGGCTGGCTCCGGCCGGGAGGTCGCCTCGTGATCGGCGACATGATGCTCGGGCGCGGCGAGTCCGCCAGCGACCGCGCGATCATCGCCGAGAAGGTCCGCGCCTTCGCTGCCCGTGGACCGGCCGGGTACTGGCGCATCGCCAAGAACGCCGTGCGCTACGTGGTGCGCGTCCAGGAAAGGCCGATCTCCCGCGAGCGCTGGGTCACGATCCTGCGGGAGGCTGGCTTCGGCGGCGTCGAGGTCATCCCGGTCGTCTCGGAGGCGGCGATCGTGATCGGGCACGTCCCCGCCTGA
- a CDS encoding SOS response-associated peptidase family protein, whose amino-acid sequence MCGRFDQRFGPERLARAIAELATPLGAESATPSGIASRGVVVPSDGAIVVRMSPSLEVGELTFGVRTRAGSLVINARRETLGERPLFRGALSGGRCVVPIRGFYEFTGPRGARSPVFFHWNGELHWLCGLAVGEGLVVVTEPAGGPVAGWHDREPVVLDHLGGAAWLRDGELATGGAHDAEVIVLDRSWTSPRGDRDPLAFGGPRPDPT is encoded by the coding sequence ATGTGCGGCCGTTTCGACCAGCGGTTCGGGCCGGAGCGCCTCGCGCGAGCGATCGCCGAGCTTGCGACGCCGCTCGGCGCTGAATCGGCGACGCCGTCGGGCATCGCGTCCCGCGGCGTCGTCGTGCCGTCGGACGGCGCGATCGTCGTCCGTATGAGCCCCTCGCTCGAGGTCGGTGAGCTCACCTTCGGCGTGAGGACGCGGGCCGGCTCGCTCGTCATCAATGCGCGTCGTGAGACGCTCGGCGAGCGGCCGCTGTTTCGCGGTGCGCTGTCGGGGGGCCGCTGTGTGGTGCCGATCAGGGGGTTCTACGAGTTCACCGGGCCGCGCGGTGCGCGCTCGCCGGTGTTCTTCCACTGGAATGGCGAGCTGCACTGGCTCTGCGGCCTCGCCGTCGGCGAGGGACTCGTCGTCGTGACCGAGCCTGCTGGCGGGCCCGTCGCCGGGTGGCACGATCGCGAGCCTGTCGTGCTCGATCACCTGGGCGGCGCCGCGTGGCTCCGCGACGGCGAACTCGCCACGGGCGGTGCACACGACGCCGAGGTCATCGTGCTCGATCGCTCGTGGACGTCGCCACGTGGCGATCGCGACCCGTTGGCGTTCGGGGGGCCTAGGCCGGATCCGACGTGA
- a CDS encoding TldD/PmbA family protein, whose amino-acid sequence MAELLEQALALVDDRRAGEEVEVVVGRSRQVEVVGFHGAVESLTQAEEVTIGVRVLVAGRIGFATVDALDPAAARDALWRARENAELVEADPDAVFAVPDDVAPVVLELVDETLSAVSLDRKIATCLDLERACRAADPRICDVQSATYGELDGEVAIASSTGVATQVRSTRAWLFLQALAADGRGVLSTGFASSGARGFEGLDADRVAHEAASRALRGIDATKPVGREVQVRFEPRCAQTLLGLWAGALSGLALARRRSMFVDRLGERVAPSWFSLVDDPTDGRSLGATPVDGEGLATRPHRLIEGGVAAEALYDAYAARLAGRQSNAAALRAVGGLPAPGARAVRVEAPRRPVAELDAAGDVLVVRSLSGVHSGTSLISGDFSVGIEGELVGPNGAQPVREATISGNLQRMLLDLAGVGDDEVELPSGTRAASLLVGSMTLAGR is encoded by the coding sequence GTGGCTGAGCTGTTGGAGCAGGCTCTCGCGCTCGTGGACGATCGGCGGGCCGGGGAGGAGGTCGAGGTCGTCGTCGGGCGATCGCGCCAGGTGGAGGTCGTCGGCTTCCACGGCGCGGTCGAGTCGCTGACCCAGGCCGAGGAGGTCACCATCGGGGTCCGGGTCCTCGTGGCGGGCCGCATCGGCTTCGCCACGGTCGATGCGCTCGACCCCGCTGCCGCCCGCGACGCGCTCTGGCGCGCGAGAGAGAACGCTGAGCTCGTCGAGGCGGACCCCGACGCGGTCTTCGCGGTGCCCGACGACGTCGCCCCCGTCGTGCTCGAGCTCGTCGACGAGACCCTGTCGGCGGTCTCGCTCGATCGCAAGATCGCCACGTGCCTCGATCTCGAGCGCGCGTGTCGGGCTGCGGACCCGCGGATCTGCGACGTTCAGTCGGCGACCTACGGCGAGCTCGACGGCGAGGTCGCCATCGCCTCTTCCACCGGTGTCGCGACGCAGGTCCGATCGACCCGCGCTTGGCTGTTCCTCCAAGCGCTCGCTGCGGATGGGCGCGGTGTGCTCTCGACGGGTTTTGCCTCGTCTGGGGCGCGAGGCTTCGAGGGCCTCGACGCAGATCGCGTGGCGCACGAGGCGGCGAGCCGTGCGCTCCGGGGGATCGACGCCACCAAGCCCGTGGGCCGCGAGGTCCAGGTCCGTTTCGAGCCTCGCTGCGCACAGACGCTGCTCGGTCTCTGGGCGGGTGCCCTGTCGGGGCTCGCGCTCGCTCGTCGTCGCTCGATGTTCGTCGATCGCCTCGGAGAGCGGGTCGCGCCCTCGTGGTTCTCGTTGGTGGACGACCCGACGGACGGGCGCTCGCTGGGGGCGACCCCGGTCGACGGCGAGGGACTCGCGACCCGACCCCATCGGCTCATCGAGGGTGGCGTTGCCGCCGAGGCGCTCTATGACGCCTATGCCGCTCGACTCGCCGGACGGCAATCCAACGCGGCCGCGCTCCGCGCGGTTGGCGGCCTGCCGGCGCCGGGCGCGCGCGCCGTGCGGGTCGAGGCGCCGAGGCGACCGGTGGCCGAACTCGATGCCGCCGGTGACGTGCTCGTCGTGCGGTCGCTGTCGGGGGTGCACTCGGGCACCAGCCTGATCTCGGGGGACTTCTCCGTGGGGATCGAAGGGGAACTCGTCGGGCCGAACGGTGCTCAGCCGGTGCGTGAGGCGACCATCTCAGGCAACCTCCAGCGCATGCTGCTCGATCTCGCTGGCGTCGGTGACGACGAGGTCGAACTGCCGAGCGGGACGCGCGCGGCGAGCCTGCTGGTCGGATCCATGACGCTCGCGGGCCGCTAG
- a CDS encoding PHP domain-containing protein, whose amino-acid sequence MRLDLHVHTYASGDSTTRPEELAARIGPDDVIAVTDHHAIVAAREVAALVPGQVIVGEEIDTGAGELIGLGLDARVPPRAGLLETARRIRDLGGLVLAPHPTDPARRGLGRAGLERLADDGLLDLVEVANAKRVAWDREAALVARERGITQVAASDAHVPEALFASYVEVAGPRCEIRGLTELLALLARGALRHAPRDPVRPWPRPVVPGS is encoded by the coding sequence GTGCGCCTCGATCTCCATGTCCACACCTACGCCTCGGGGGACTCGACGACGAGACCGGAGGAGCTCGCGGCCCGCATCGGGCCCGATGACGTCATCGCCGTCACCGACCACCACGCGATCGTCGCGGCGCGCGAGGTCGCGGCGCTTGTCCCGGGCCAAGTCATCGTCGGCGAGGAGATCGACACCGGCGCGGGGGAGCTGATCGGTCTCGGGCTCGACGCTCGGGTGCCGCCGCGTGCGGGCCTCCTCGAGACGGCGCGGCGCATCCGCGACCTGGGGGGTCTCGTGCTCGCCCCCCACCCGACCGATCCCGCGCGTCGTGGTCTCGGTCGAGCGGGACTCGAGCGGCTCGCGGACGACGGTCTGCTCGATCTCGTCGAGGTCGCCAACGCCAAACGCGTCGCCTGGGATCGGGAGGCGGCGCTCGTGGCACGTGAGCGAGGGATCACACAGGTCGCCGCCAGCGACGCTCACGTACCTGAGGCTCTGTTCGCGTCCTACGTCGAGGTCGCCGGGCCGCGGTGCGAGATCAGAGGGTTGACGGAGCTGCTCGCGCTCCTTGCGCGTGGGGCGCTGCGGCACGCGCCGCGCGATCCGGTACGTCCCTGGCCCCGGCCGGTGGTCCCGGGCTCCTGA
- a CDS encoding magnesium transporter MgtE N-terminal domain-containing protein translates to MDDVLWLSAIRRAPVLGRGGHEFGRVDDVVLRLVEASYPVVVGVLVHVDDQPMFVPADRIEEFGTERIVTTLEEGELGRFERRPQEVLAVRDLLEHHLIWSKSKLRPRLVSARDLGMIPFAGEWRVIAVDVAQEHHRRFWHAKREARVVDWRDLVPLVGHVPSARIRLELRSIRRLHPAELADLLEDASESEGREIMAALQADPAFEADVMEELTPQGRRDAIRERSDAEVGELLGTMEPDDAVDLLMSLEQERRESVLALVPEPQQATIKRLLAYNPESAGGLMTTDVVALAAGTTVAEACGTLRARAAVPENLWVLFVVDAEGRFLGQLPLVALLRAADDASVDQLADTEARTVRPDADLTEVAVLMADFNLAAVAVVDAEGVLLGAVTVDDVLVRTIQPGWRRRAEALDG, encoded by the coding sequence GTGGACGATGTCCTGTGGCTCTCCGCCATCCGTCGGGCGCCGGTGCTTGGGCGGGGTGGTCACGAGTTTGGTCGTGTCGATGACGTGGTGCTTCGCCTCGTCGAAGCCAGCTATCCGGTCGTCGTCGGCGTCCTCGTGCACGTCGACGACCAGCCCATGTTCGTGCCGGCAGATCGCATCGAGGAGTTCGGCACCGAGCGGATCGTCACGACGCTCGAAGAGGGCGAGCTCGGCCGGTTCGAGCGTCGGCCCCAGGAGGTGCTCGCGGTTCGTGACCTGCTCGAGCACCACCTGATCTGGTCGAAGTCGAAGCTGCGTCCGCGACTCGTGAGCGCTCGGGACCTCGGCATGATCCCGTTCGCGGGCGAGTGGCGCGTCATCGCGGTCGACGTCGCCCAAGAGCACCATCGACGCTTCTGGCACGCCAAGCGCGAGGCGAGGGTCGTCGACTGGCGCGATCTCGTCCCCTTGGTGGGCCATGTGCCGAGTGCGAGGATCCGCCTCGAGCTGCGCTCGATCCGGCGCCTGCACCCGGCCGAACTCGCCGACCTCCTCGAGGACGCCTCGGAGTCGGAGGGGCGCGAGATCATGGCGGCGCTGCAGGCGGACCCGGCCTTCGAAGCGGACGTCATGGAAGAGCTCACGCCGCAGGGTCGTCGGGACGCGATCCGCGAGCGCAGCGACGCCGAGGTCGGCGAGCTGCTCGGCACCATGGAGCCCGACGACGCGGTCGACTTGTTGATGAGCCTGGAGCAGGAGCGACGCGAGAGCGTGCTCGCGCTGGTGCCCGAGCCGCAGCAGGCGACCATCAAGCGCCTGCTCGCCTACAACCCTGAGTCGGCCGGTGGGCTCATGACGACCGACGTCGTCGCGCTCGCGGCAGGGACGACCGTCGCGGAGGCCTGCGGCACGCTTCGCGCGCGCGCCGCCGTACCGGAGAACCTGTGGGTGCTGTTCGTCGTCGACGCCGAGGGTCGCTTCCTCGGTCAGCTGCCCCTCGTCGCGCTCCTTCGTGCCGCCGACGACGCCTCGGTGGATCAGCTCGCTGACACCGAGGCGCGCACCGTGCGTCCCGACGCGGACCTGACGGAGGTCGCCGTCCTCATGGCCGACTTCAACCTCGCCGCCGTGGCCGTCGTCGACGCCGAGGGGGTGCTCCTTGGCGCGGTCACCGTCGACGACGTCCTCGTTCGCACCATCCAACCGGGATGGCGCCGACGTGCCGAAGCGCTCGACGGGTAG
- a CDS encoding NRAMP family divalent metal transporter — translation MHDSRTSTPEDEVIRGGLGSVTAGTLAGSPNWRRRLLALLAILGPGIIVMVGDNDAGGITTYAQAGQAYGYTLLWTLPILIVVLAVAQEMVVRLGAVTGVGHGKLLRERFGTFWAAFSVVDLFLLNFLTLVTEFIGIRYALGFFGISPTIAAGLMAVALIGSVVSGRFERWERFMLILVAVSLLVFPLMGMSPVHWGAALHGLVVPGVKGGLGSQATIFIIGIVGTTIAPWQLFFQQSNVIDKRITPRWIRFERADTFIGAVVTNVAAAAVIIAAAAALAGAAGSFGSAGAIASGFSHHVSVVAGALFAIVLAEASLIGAATVTLSTAYALGDLFGVEQSLNAPVREARGFYASYVALVVLAGGLTLIPRLPLSLINLAVQVLAGVLLPSALAFLLLLCNDREILGPWVNPPWLNVLATFIVGLLLQLSLVLTVVTIVPSINVIGLVLATGALVVVATAVVAIAQLRSRHHRPTMPMEDRLRWTMPAAALLHRPRFSRGRQVALIGLRAYLVIAVMLMVVSFVHLGH, via the coding sequence GTGCACGACTCCCGCACGAGCACGCCCGAGGATGAGGTCATCCGTGGCGGGCTCGGTTCCGTCACCGCTGGCACACTGGCTGGCTCACCCAACTGGCGCCGGCGTCTGCTCGCGCTGCTCGCGATCCTCGGCCCAGGCATCATCGTCATGGTCGGCGACAACGACGCCGGTGGTATCACCACCTATGCCCAGGCCGGCCAGGCCTACGGCTACACGCTGCTGTGGACGCTGCCGATCCTCATCGTCGTCCTCGCGGTGGCCCAAGAGATGGTGGTCCGGCTCGGTGCCGTCACCGGTGTCGGCCACGGCAAGCTGCTCCGAGAGCGCTTCGGCACCTTCTGGGCCGCCTTCAGCGTCGTCGACCTCTTCCTGCTGAACTTCCTCACCCTCGTCACCGAGTTCATCGGCATCCGCTACGCGCTCGGGTTCTTCGGGATCAGCCCGACGATCGCGGCGGGCCTCATGGCCGTAGCCCTGATCGGCAGCGTCGTCTCCGGACGGTTCGAGCGCTGGGAGCGCTTCATGCTGATCCTGGTGGCCGTGAGCCTCCTCGTCTTCCCCCTCATGGGCATGAGCCCGGTGCACTGGGGGGCCGCACTCCACGGCCTCGTCGTCCCAGGTGTCAAGGGCGGCCTCGGTTCGCAGGCGACCATCTTCATCATCGGCATCGTCGGCACCACCATCGCCCCGTGGCAGCTGTTCTTCCAGCAGTCGAACGTCATCGACAAGCGCATCACGCCTCGCTGGATCCGCTTCGAGCGTGCCGACACCTTCATCGGGGCCGTCGTCACCAACGTCGCCGCCGCCGCGGTGATCATCGCCGCCGCCGCGGCGCTCGCGGGAGCCGCAGGGTCGTTTGGCAGCGCAGGCGCGATCGCATCGGGCTTCAGCCACCACGTCAGCGTCGTCGCAGGTGCGCTCTTTGCCATCGTGCTCGCCGAGGCGTCGCTCATCGGGGCCGCCACGGTCACGCTCTCGACGGCCTATGCCCTCGGCGACTTGTTCGGGGTCGAGCAGTCGCTGAACGCCCCCGTCCGCGAGGCTCGAGGCTTCTACGCGAGCTACGTCGCGCTCGTGGTGCTCGCCGGAGGACTCACCCTCATCCCGCGTCTCCCCCTCAGCCTCATCAACCTCGCCGTGCAGGTCCTCGCGGGCGTCCTCCTGCCGAGCGCCCTCGCGTTCTTGCTGCTCCTGTGCAACGATCGAGAGATCCTCGGCCCCTGGGTCAACCCGCCTTGGCTCAACGTCCTCGCAACGTTCATCGTGGGCTTGCTCCTGCAGCTGAGCCTGGTGCTCACGGTGGTGACGATCGTGCCCTCGATCAACGTGATCGGGCTCGTCCTCGCGACCGGTGCCCTCGTCGTCGTCGCGACGGCGGTCGTCGCGATCGCCCAACTTCGCAGCCGCCACCATCGTCCCACGATGCCCATGGAAGACCGTCTGCGCTGGACGATGCCCGCCGCTGCCCTCTTGCACCGCCCGCGCTTCTCGCGAGGCCGTCAGGTCGCCCTCATCGGGCTTCGGGCCTACCTGGTGATCGCGGTGATGCTGATGGTCGTCAGCTTCGTCCACCTCGGCCACTGA